A portion of the Hoylesella buccalis ATCC 35310 genome contains these proteins:
- a CDS encoding KUP/HAK/KT family potassium transporter has translation MVLSPDDKRVTHSGLSFIGVVVTLGIVFGDIGTSPLYVMKAIVTAGSVINAQYIIGAVSCIIWTLTLQTTVKYVLIALRADNKGEGGILALYALIRRHSPKWLYLLAIIGASTLVADGVITPSITVLSAIEGLKVYEPSTPTVPICLCIITVLFAIQQFGTNAIGRFFGPLMFVWFAMMGVLGIGHIADFLPILKAFNPYYAIELLVHDPKWFLILGAVFLCTTGAEALYSDLGHCGAQNIRVSWAFVKLMLILNYLGQGAWIISHPDSLVPGINPFYAIMPHSFLFFGIVMATIAAVIASQALISGSFTIFSEAMNLKFWPRQKIKYTTDVKGQLYVPFVNMALYVLCVLVILFFQNSENMEAAYGLAITITMLMTTFLLFAYLHKCRVSPLFILPFVVFFVGIEGIFFIANMFKFVHGGWVTMLMAGVMFSVMYVWYNARLIRGQQVDVRDVRDWYDVISDIKKDTSIAKFTTNMVYLSKLSGTYEIEQKILYSIINKHPVRADHYILLHINYQDEPSTLEYEFTTLIPDTLYRINLNLGFRIQPLVNLYFRQIIEELVARKEFTIDSSYPSLRKHHIPANFTFVIINRIYAALNHFSQKERIIMGLYSLISHIKLSMTHALGLDTSNVFIENVPLVVKPHRQRAIRRIDNNADAE, from the coding sequence ATGGTACTTTCTCCTGATGACAAGCGTGTGACGCATAGTGGTTTGAGTTTCATAGGTGTTGTCGTAACGTTAGGTATTGTTTTTGGCGACATTGGTACTTCGCCACTGTATGTCATGAAGGCAATTGTTACGGCTGGTAGTGTTATCAATGCCCAATATATCATAGGTGCTGTATCTTGTATTATTTGGACGTTGACGTTACAGACCACGGTTAAATACGTGCTTATTGCGCTTCGTGCCGACAACAAAGGCGAAGGTGGCATCTTGGCTCTTTATGCGCTTATCAGGCGACATAGTCCAAAATGGCTTTACCTGTTGGCTATCATCGGGGCGAGTACGTTGGTTGCTGATGGCGTTATTACACCATCGATTACGGTGCTGTCTGCCATTGAGGGATTGAAGGTTTACGAACCCAGTACGCCTACTGTACCCATTTGTCTTTGCATCATTACGGTGTTGTTTGCCATACAACAGTTTGGAACCAATGCCATTGGTCGGTTTTTTGGACCCCTTATGTTCGTATGGTTTGCCATGATGGGGGTGCTTGGCATTGGTCACATCGCTGACTTCCTGCCCATACTCAAGGCATTCAATCCATATTATGCGATAGAACTATTAGTGCACGACCCTAAGTGGTTCCTCATTCTTGGCGCTGTTTTCCTGTGTACTACGGGAGCTGAGGCTCTTTATTCCGACCTTGGTCATTGTGGCGCACAAAACATACGTGTGAGTTGGGCGTTTGTTAAATTGATGCTCATCCTCAACTACTTAGGACAAGGTGCGTGGATTATCAGTCATCCTGATAGTCTTGTTCCTGGTATCAACCCTTTCTACGCTATCATGCCCCACAGTTTTCTGTTTTTTGGCATTGTCATGGCGACAATTGCTGCCGTCATTGCCAGTCAAGCTCTTATTAGTGGTTCGTTCACTATTTTCAGTGAGGCAATGAATTTGAAGTTTTGGCCCAGACAGAAGATAAAATACACTACCGACGTTAAAGGTCAACTGTATGTACCTTTTGTAAATATGGCACTCTATGTGCTTTGCGTTCTCGTTATTCTGTTTTTCCAAAACTCAGAAAATATGGAGGCTGCCTACGGCTTAGCCATTACTATAACGATGCTCATGACCACCTTCCTGCTTTTTGCCTATTTACATAAGTGTAGGGTGTCACCCTTGTTTATTCTGCCCTTTGTCGTCTTTTTTGTAGGGATTGAAGGGATTTTCTTTATTGCCAACATGTTCAAGTTTGTTCATGGCGGATGGGTAACGATGCTCATGGCTGGTGTCATGTTCTCTGTGATGTATGTATGGTACAATGCGCGCCTTATTCGGGGACAACAGGTTGACGTACGTGATGTAAGAGATTGGTATGACGTTATTTCTGATATAAAGAAAGATACTTCTATTGCTAAGTTTACCACAAACATGGTCTATCTTAGCAAGCTTTCTGGAACCTACGAAATAGAACAAAAAATTCTATATTCTATCATCAACAAGCATCCTGTTCGAGCCGACCACTATATATTATTGCACATCAATTATCAGGATGAGCCTTCAACGCTTGAATATGAGTTTACCACTCTTATCCCTGATACGCTCTATCGCATCAATTTGAATTTAGGATTTCGCATACAACCCTTGGTGAATCTTTATTTTCGGCAAATTATAGAGGAGTTAGTGGCTCGCAAAGAGTTTACAATCGACAGCAGCTATCCATCGCTCAGGAAGCATCACATTCCTGCCAATTTTACCTTTGTCATCATTAATCGAATTTATGCAGCTCTCAATCACTTCTCCCAGAAAGAACGCATTATCATGGGATTATATTCGCTCATTTCGCACATAAAACTAAGCATGACACATGCGTTAGGGCTTGATACAAGTAACGTATTCATCGAAAATGTGCCATTGGTGGTGAAGCCTCATCGCCAACGTGCCATCCGCCGAATTGACAACAACGCTGACGCTGAATGA
- the ccsA gene encoding cytochrome c biogenesis protein CcsA, which produces MKKRLTNISFGLLSLTIIVLAAASFMDKRYGTQLTHKYIYGSWAFAVLWMMLAISSLFAILRYWHAVMRHSLIFLHVSFAVILLGAGLTFLTGKQGDIYLNNGQPADSFITKDGKQQRLPFNMKLCKFNIEYYAGTDSPMDFVSHVAFSDGDEQQVSMNNIAKKQYYRFYQSGYDTESGWVHLSVSYDPLGITVTYCGYVMLLLSIIAFLADPRGGFRRTIRQVMKKESVKAKAVVLALLLLVPMKMLSSSNIPVPKTLPAALAERFGDLYAYHCGRICPMQTMARDLTIKLYGSDSYRGYTAEQVLVGWLLYPTDWVEQPMIKVSGGSVRKALNANGRYVSWMDYTSDTQGFKLSSLIEQMNKGSLSNSEARDVAAAYEKYNIIASLMSGQAVRMFPVKEAGSLRWMAQGDQLPEGLEQDEWLFIKRSTDYVMELALAQDNTGVEKVLQKIREYQQKKAGTVLPSDSRFKAEKIYNSLQFSFPMAILLIAAGILFYIMTARNLLRNKPQQRSLKLCGAMLLALSACFLLVVIALRGYVGGHMPLSNGFETMQFMALCMLVIALPLGKRIPFFLPFGLMAAGLALMVSMLGERNPQITTLMPVLASPLLSIHVILVMLSYSLFAFLFFNGVTALIMNRMGSSTAILNRLTDISRIMLYPAVFLLAIGIFTGAVWANVSWGRYWGWDPKETWALITMLVYSLTFHEQSLPAFRRPIFLHVYIVLAFLTVLMTYFGVNYVLGGMHSYA; this is translated from the coding sequence ATGAAGAAACGACTAACGAATATTTCTTTCGGGCTGCTGTCATTGACTATTATAGTCTTGGCGGCAGCCTCGTTCATGGATAAGAGGTACGGCACACAACTAACACACAAGTACATCTATGGCTCGTGGGCTTTCGCTGTACTGTGGATGATGCTTGCCATATCGTCCCTGTTTGCCATTCTGCGATACTGGCATGCGGTGATGCGGCATTCGCTCATCTTTCTGCATGTTTCTTTCGCAGTGATACTCTTAGGCGCAGGCCTGACCTTCCTGACGGGTAAACAAGGTGATATATATCTCAACAACGGACAACCAGCAGACTCATTCATTACAAAAGACGGCAAACAACAGCGCCTTCCTTTCAATATGAAACTTTGCAAATTCAACATTGAGTACTATGCGGGTACGGATTCGCCCATGGACTTTGTCAGTCATGTTGCCTTTAGTGACGGAGACGAGCAGCAGGTGTCCATGAACAACATTGCGAAAAAACAATACTATCGTTTTTATCAAAGCGGTTATGACACGGAGAGCGGCTGGGTGCATCTATCCGTTTCATACGATCCGCTGGGCATCACGGTAACATACTGCGGATACGTCATGCTGCTACTGAGCATCATTGCATTCCTTGCAGATCCACGTGGTGGATTCCGAAGGACGATTAGACAGGTTATGAAGAAGGAGAGCGTCAAGGCAAAGGCGGTAGTGCTGGCTTTGCTGCTACTTGTACCCATGAAGATGCTATCCTCCAGTAACATCCCAGTTCCTAAAACATTGCCAGCAGCGTTGGCAGAACGCTTTGGCGACCTCTATGCTTACCACTGTGGGCGCATCTGCCCCATGCAGACAATGGCAAGAGATCTAACTATTAAACTGTATGGCAGTGACAGCTACCGAGGATACACCGCCGAACAGGTACTCGTGGGATGGCTATTATACCCCACAGACTGGGTGGAACAGCCCATGATTAAGGTAAGTGGAGGAAGTGTACGAAAGGCATTGAACGCAAATGGAAGGTATGTCTCATGGATGGACTACACCAGTGATACACAAGGTTTCAAACTTTCATCTCTGATAGAGCAGATGAACAAAGGCTCGCTCAGCAATAGCGAAGCACGGGATGTTGCGGCAGCGTACGAAAAATATAATATCATTGCGTCACTCATGTCAGGACAAGCCGTAAGAATGTTCCCTGTGAAAGAGGCAGGTAGTTTAAGGTGGATGGCACAAGGCGACCAACTTCCAGAAGGACTTGAACAAGATGAGTGGCTCTTCATCAAGCGCTCCACTGACTATGTGATGGAGCTTGCACTTGCACAAGACAACACAGGAGTGGAAAAAGTCCTCCAAAAAATACGCGAATATCAACAAAAAAAAGCAGGAACAGTATTGCCTTCCGACAGCAGGTTCAAGGCTGAAAAGATATATAATTCACTCCAGTTCTCTTTTCCCATGGCAATATTGCTTATCGCGGCAGGCATACTGTTCTATATCATGACCGCAAGAAATCTGTTACGCAATAAGCCACAACAACGCTCTCTCAAGCTATGCGGCGCCATGTTGCTTGCCCTGTCCGCCTGTTTCCTACTTGTGGTGATTGCGCTGAGGGGATATGTGGGAGGACACATGCCCTTGTCAAATGGCTTCGAGACCATGCAATTCATGGCGCTTTGCATGCTTGTCATTGCATTGCCACTTGGCAAACGCATACCGTTCTTTCTCCCTTTCGGACTCATGGCAGCTGGTCTTGCCCTGATGGTGTCCATGCTTGGCGAGCGTAATCCACAAATTACAACGTTGATGCCCGTGCTTGCTTCACCACTGCTCAGCATACACGTCATTTTGGTCATGCTCTCCTATTCCCTCTTTGCGTTCTTGTTTTTCAATGGTGTCACGGCACTCATCATGAACCGAATGGGAAGTAGCACTGCTATCCTCAACCGATTGACTGATATAAGTCGCATCATGTTGTATCCAGCAGTCTTCTTGTTGGCTATAGGAATATTCACTGGTGCCGTGTGGGCGAATGTTTCGTGGGGGCGATACTGGGGATGGGACCCCAAAGAAACATGGGCATTGATTACGATGCTGGTTTATTCCTTGACGTTCCACGAACAGTCATTGCCAGCGTTTCGCCGTCCAATATTCTTGCATGTCTATATCGTATTGGCTTTCTTGACGGTACTGATGACTTATTTTGGTGTGAATTACGTGCTGGGTGGGATGCACAGCTATGCTTAA
- a CDS encoding di-heme oxidoredictase family protein, translating into MKHHTITTKQVLSVAAMAFVCVSVISCKDKDINDNGSGTESKELADEWYAGGKLGTTFNATASAYEDPTPAIEEAGLEYQFKMGEYFFERPYNSSTRPFNGRGPLYSRPSCESCHCGYGHGWRITKFDPKQWGNATELEIFGDDGELLSFFSPKFQGMPPFKSYLDPAKVQITWKEYTDDWGNVFPDGERYSLIYPDVKIPEDAYYVKPSHNGKPVSVSDIHIRLKNAIPFFGNGLIGAIDADSLLKQWQREEAHAKLDPSRFKNGQWTAIDSITMEPFRFGHFLDLSTFTWDVQHWANFNVTRRGHTTINVTKEYALTASKDPDIQKVFYQYFPEWKKTGNPEKDIYNYFTSDKHPIEMEDNDYLNYMVWLRGLAVPAARNMDSPIVQRGKKLFNEIGCATCHRPMWITGNDQFSYPGDLNIKPNDPRLPHYPKQKIWPYTDLVSHRLYMKNDVRKGWIRTPPLWGKGLMKVCTGHDDRLYDARARNVIEAIMWHGCSKEGGVSHARWTTEKFRKLNKDDRHAIVKFIESI; encoded by the coding sequence ATGAAACATCACACAATCACCACAAAACAAGTACTTTCGGTAGCTGCCATGGCATTTGTATGTGTGTCGGTCATATCTTGTAAGGACAAAGATATCAACGACAACGGCAGTGGTACTGAGAGTAAGGAATTGGCGGACGAATGGTATGCTGGAGGAAAACTCGGCACAACATTCAATGCCACTGCAAGTGCGTACGAGGATCCCACACCCGCTATCGAAGAGGCAGGACTGGAATATCAGTTCAAAATGGGTGAATACTTCTTTGAACGCCCATACAACTCAAGCACACGTCCTTTCAACGGAAGAGGACCATTATATTCGCGTCCCTCATGTGAAAGCTGTCACTGCGGTTATGGACACGGATGGCGGATTACAAAGTTCGATCCAAAACAATGGGGTAATGCCACAGAGTTGGAAATATTCGGCGATGACGGTGAACTACTGTCCTTCTTCAGTCCCAAGTTCCAGGGCATGCCTCCATTCAAGTCGTATCTCGACCCAGCAAAAGTTCAAATTACATGGAAGGAATATACCGACGACTGGGGGAACGTATTCCCAGACGGAGAGCGATACAGCCTGATATATCCTGACGTGAAAATACCAGAGGATGCCTATTATGTGAAACCGTCACACAACGGAAAACCCGTAAGTGTAAGCGATATTCACATACGACTCAAGAACGCCATTCCTTTCTTTGGCAACGGACTGATAGGAGCCATTGATGCCGACAGTCTGTTGAAGCAGTGGCAGCGCGAAGAAGCGCATGCGAAATTGGATCCATCAAGATTTAAGAACGGACAATGGACTGCCATTGACTCTATTACAATGGAACCTTTCCGCTTCGGTCATTTCCTTGACCTAAGTACATTTACTTGGGATGTGCAGCACTGGGCAAACTTTAATGTAACGAGGCGTGGACACACCACAATTAATGTGACCAAGGAGTATGCGCTAACCGCAAGCAAAGATCCTGATATTCAGAAAGTGTTCTATCAATATTTCCCTGAATGGAAAAAAACGGGCAACCCAGAAAAGGACATATATAACTATTTCACAAGTGACAAGCATCCAATTGAAATGGAAGACAACGATTACCTGAACTATATGGTATGGCTCAGGGGATTGGCTGTTCCTGCGGCACGTAACATGGATTCCCCAATCGTGCAACGCGGCAAGAAGCTCTTCAACGAAATAGGTTGTGCAACGTGTCACCGTCCCATGTGGATTACAGGCAATGACCAGTTCTCCTATCCTGGCGACCTTAACATCAAACCCAACGACCCACGTCTGCCACATTATCCCAAACAAAAGATATGGCCTTACACCGATTTAGTTTCGCATAGGCTGTACATGAAGAACGATGTTCGCAAAGGATGGATACGTACACCGCCATTGTGGGGCAAAGGACTTATGAAAGTATGTACTGGTCACGATGACCGACTGTACGATGCGAGAGCAAGAAATGTCATAGAGGCAATTATGTGGCATGGATGTTCAAAAGAAGGTGGCGTTTCGCATGCACGATGGACAACAGAGAAGTTCCGCAAACTGAACAAGGACGACCGCCATGCGATAGTCAAATTTATTGAATCTATCTAA
- a CDS encoding imelysin family protein translates to MKKLSNFCFVAILSLFFSMSFTACSDDNGDDTKKDELKKQEERDKAYAEIVDAFIHKTVVPTYEKMALKSSELVKDLREYRKNQTQANLDKACEDFLASRMWWERSEAFLFGAASDFGIDPHIDSWPLDLPALEKYLATATNIEDLDGDDYDIAARTKLGQELLGYHGVEYILFENGKPREAGKIKDEYLVYAIAVAGDLRNSCWQLLTSWAGEKYASKLDAAQVKHITEDVELGITVGGGEHSYGENILLAGQPGSLYRSWVAALQEIVSGCNSICDEVGTSKIGSAHTGEDVSYIESPYSQMSIHDFHNNIISVENVYYGGIEGNRGASIHNYMAKHNKEMDMKVTAAITKAQTAIKNMKAPFVDNYKDASCKAAMDACKELDETLSELKTELKK, encoded by the coding sequence ATGAAAAAATTATCGAACTTCTGTTTCGTTGCAATTCTCAGTCTGTTTTTCTCAATGTCATTTACGGCATGCTCTGACGACAACGGGGATGATACGAAAAAAGATGAGCTGAAAAAACAGGAAGAACGCGACAAGGCGTACGCTGAAATCGTAGACGCCTTCATCCACAAAACTGTTGTGCCAACTTATGAGAAGATGGCCTTAAAATCGTCTGAATTGGTAAAAGACCTGCGAGAATACCGCAAGAACCAGACTCAGGCAAACCTTGACAAGGCATGTGAAGACTTCCTCGCATCGCGTATGTGGTGGGAACGCAGTGAAGCTTTCTTGTTTGGCGCTGCCTCCGACTTCGGTATCGACCCACACATTGACTCTTGGCCGCTCGACCTTCCTGCACTGGAGAAGTATCTTGCAACGGCAACCAACATTGAAGACCTTGATGGCGACGATTATGACATCGCCGCACGCACAAAACTTGGTCAGGAGTTGTTGGGCTATCATGGAGTGGAGTACATTCTTTTCGAAAACGGAAAACCACGCGAGGCAGGTAAGATAAAAGACGAATATCTCGTGTATGCCATTGCTGTGGCTGGCGATCTCCGCAACAGTTGCTGGCAGCTCCTCACTTCATGGGCTGGAGAGAAATATGCTTCCAAACTGGATGCTGCACAAGTGAAACACATCACAGAAGATGTTGAGCTTGGTATCACCGTTGGTGGAGGAGAACATTCTTACGGAGAGAACATTCTGCTTGCTGGTCAACCAGGTTCACTGTACCGCTCATGGGTTGCCGCTCTACAGGAAATTGTGTCGGGATGCAATAGTATCTGTGACGAGGTTGGCACATCGAAGATTGGATCAGCGCACACCGGCGAGGACGTTTCATACATAGAGTCGCCATACAGCCAAATGTCCATTCATGACTTCCACAACAATATCATCTCTGTCGAGAACGTTTATTATGGTGGTATTGAGGGTAATCGTGGTGCCTCCATCCATAATTATATGGCAAAGCACAACAAGGAAATGGACATGAAAGTGACGGCAGCTATTACGAAAGCACAAACAGCCATCAAGAACATGAAAGCTCCATTTGTGGATAACTATAAAGATGCAAGTTGCAAAGCAGCTATGGATGCTTGCAAGGAACTTGATGAGACGCTCAGTGAACTGAAGACTGAGTTGAAGAAATAA